The following DNA comes from Chitinophaga nivalis.
GTTGTCGAGATTATTGAACAATACATTCAACCCGAAGGAATAGTCGTATTTCAGTTTGGTGGTACGCAGTGTCAGCCCCGCCTGCTGATTCAATGTGCTGTTGGTGAAAGCATTGCTCAGCGAATCATTCAGCTGGCTGTAGGTGTTTTTACCGGCATCAAAATCGTAGGTGTATTTGGTGCTGTTGCTGTTGTATTTGGTGACGCCATAGTTTACTTCCAGGTAGCGGTCTTTAAATACCGGTTCTGTATAGGTCACATTTACACCGGCATTACGGCTGGTGGAATGTATATCATTCAGCTGATTGAAGGTGACTACGCTATCCGGATTGAAATACGTAATGGTAGACCGGTTATAGTTTTCCTGATCGTTGGTGGTGTTATTGTAGGAAAAATTAGCCGTAAAGGTGCGCCCTGCCTTTTTGAACTTCTTCCTGAAAAGCAAGGTCCCGCCCAGGTTCTGGCTGTTGCCGCTGCCTTCATTGATCGTCATACCCTTGTTGATTGTATCCCGCTTGCTGTTCAGCGACTGATAATCTGTGATGCTGTTGCTGCTGGCATTGGTGAGGGAATAGGTAGGCGAAAAAATCAGGGAGTGCAGTGAATCTATCTGGTATTCCACCCGGCCGAAAAGGCGGTTGTTGCTGTTATCTGTCAGCGATTGTGCATTATTGTTATAATAGTTGGTACTATCCGGTAAAAAATTCTGCCGGGCTGTTTTTTGTTTGATGTCTGTTTTGGTATCGTTGTAAAAATAGCCGCCATTAACGATAAGGTTTTTGCCATAGGTCTGGTTGAAATTAAGACCGGCGTTCCAGTTGCGGGTAATACCGGCATTGTTGCCCATGCCCATACTTTGCTGCATGGCACGCATCGCGCTGCGGCCTCCCCCGCCTCCGCCACGTCCCCCGCCTCCACCTCCGCCGCCAAACGACATTTGGTCCATCATGGAGTAACCCAGGTTATTCACATTGTTACCACCAGCCAGTAAAGACATTTGCTGGTTTTCGCGGAAGCGGTTCAGGCTAAGGTTGCCGCCGAAGCGATCGTCTGTGCCATAGCCGGCGGTTGCCCGGCCGAAGATGCCTTTCTTTTTATCTTTTTTGATGACGATATTGATGGCCTTTTCTGTTTGTCCATCATCGATCTGCGTAAACTGTGCCTGATCGGATTTACGGTCTATGACCTGTACTTTATCAATGATATTGGCTGGCAGATTTTTGGTGGCCAGTTTGGGATCGTTGCCAAAGAAGGGTTTGCCGTCTACAAAAACTTTGGTCACTGTTTCGCCGTGCGCGGTGATGGCGCCGTCTTTATCTACGGTTACACCTGGCAGCTTTTTGAGAAGATCTTCCACCACGGCGTTCTCCCGTGTTTTAAAGGCATCTGCATTAAACTCCAGGGTATCTTTTTTAACGACGATGGGAGGTTTTTCTTCCCGTATTTCCACAGCATGCAGGTCTACGCCTTTGTGTTCCATGGCGATGTTGCCCAGTGCCACCAGTTTGTGGCTGGTGTCGATGCTGATGGGTTTGTTGACGGGCTGGTATCCCAGGAAGCTTACATACAGGCGGTAGTTGCCGGCAGCCACATTGGATAGTTCAAAGTTACCTTTGGTATCTGTCATAGTGGTGGCAGCGACTGTAGAGTCTCTTGCGTGCAATAATACAATGGTTGCTGCCGGCATGGCCTCCTTAGTGGTTTTATCGGTGAGCAGTCCATTGATTTTTCCAGGTTGCGTTTGCGCAACAGCGTGCAGTATTCCCAATATGCCGGTGAGCAGCAATAATAAGCGTTTCTTCATATAAATGAGCAGGAAGGGAAGATAAGGATGATTTTACATTTGTGATTGCCGCTTACGTAATTTCTCCATTTCCTGTTTCCTGAGTGCCTTTAGCTGATCAGGGGAAATGCTGATGGCGTTGGCAGGCAGCACCAGCTCCCGGGCATCGACTGGCTGGAGGCGCACACTGGTTGCCGTGAAGCCGCGTTTGCTGCCGGTGGCCGCCAATACTACCGCATTGCTGTCTGGCAGCAGGCCATTAATAGGCGAAAAAGAAAACGGCAGTTCGGTGGTATACCACACTGTATAGTTATCATCTTTCAGCTGTATGGTGGTTTTCCGACAGGTGTATCCGGCAATTTTTTTCGTTTTCCCGCCGGCGGCATCGCCGCTGTTGATCAGGAAGTCTTCAGTGGTGTAATAGGTGGCCGCTGTATCGCCGGAAGTTGTGAACAGGTGCAGGAATTTCCGCTGCGCGAGGTCGGCATAGAGGGCATTGTTGCCCCGGAACCTGGCGCCTTCCCTGCGGGGATAACGGCTGCTGTCGCCGATGTTGCCGCCACCACGGAAAGCGGGTCTTTCGGTAACCAGTTTGCCGGTCTGCTTGTTAAAGGTGAAGGTTTGCCGGAAGGTGATGAGGTCTGGTATCTCAGGGGCTTCTTCCTGGTTGCCGCGGAAGCCGCGCATCCGTTCCGGATCTGTTTTGGTGGTTACTTCGTATTCGATAACGCCGGAAAGCTGTGCAGATACCGGCTGTGCTGCCAGCAGCGAGGCCGCTGCCGCCAGTAATAAACGGATCGTTCTTTGCATAATGGTTGTTTTATGTTACAAATGTGCGCATTCGGGCGTGCTTATTGGGTTAAAAAGCTTTATTTACTGTTATTTATTGTTAATAGCAGCCGGCTTCCGTTAATCTTCCTTATTTATTGTTAATTACTGTTAAGGAGATGACCTGTTTTACCGCGGGAATAGATAGTTTTGCCAGGATATCAACAAATCCTTATGCGACAACGAATCAGGAACATACTTATGCTTATGTGCAGCTGCATCCTCGGTATCTTTTTGTTCCAGGGTTATTGGTTGTATAATTCCTACCGTATCCGGGAAGAGCAGTTTAATAAAGAGATTAATGAGGCGTTACGGACAGCGGTATTTAACAAGCAGTTTTCGGATGTACGCCGGTATATCCGCTATTTCGGTAAAGATAAGGATTCCTTAAGGGTGCCTATGAAAGGGCTGGCCAATCAGCTGGAGGAAATCGGGGTTCCCCGAGGCCGGCGGCACAGTCACGATAAGCTGCCGCCACCACCGGGTATCAGGGAGCTGACTGCCGGAGATTCTCCCAAACGGATATACGTAGATACCCTGGCCCGGCAGATTTCAGAATTTCTGGTTACCAACAACCTGCACGACGACAGTACCAACCTCAAAAAACTGGATTCTGTTTTCCGGGTAGAATTAAGCAGCAGACAAATCAATACCCCTTATCAACTCGATACCTTCCACCTCAGCTACAGCGGATTTGAAAGAGAAACATTCCGGGATAGCATCCGCAGAAGAGAACCCCGGCAAACCAGTAAAATTCCTTTTAATCCGGCCAGCAGTCTTTTTGTGAGAGCGAGTTTCGATTCTCCGCTCCAGTTTATTCTGCAGAAGATGATGTGGACATTGCTCAGCTCTGTCGTGTTACTGGTACTTACCACGCTTTGTTTTATCTACATGTTGCGTACGATACTCAAACAAAAAAAGCTGTCGGAAGTAAAAAATGATTTCATCAACAATATGACGCATGAGCTGAAAACACCTATTGCTACTGTATCTGCAGCGGTGGAAGCGTTACAGAACTTCAATGCGTTGAATGATCAGCGGAAAACACAGACTTACCTGGATATTTCCAAAAATGAACTGCAACGGTTGTCTGATCTGGTGGAAAAGGTATTGCATATTGCTGCAGAAGAAAAAGAAGATATAGAGCTGTTCCGGGAGCCAACAGACCTGGATGAAGTGATTGATAATATCCTTTCCAATCATCAGCTGAAAGCGTTGAAACCACTGCAATTACGCTATGATAACAACCTGTCCGGACAAACTGTTTTTGTGGATAAGGGACATCTGTCCAATGCCATCAATAACCTGGTGGATAATGCGATTAAATATTCAGGAGAACAGGTACAGTTATATATTCATACCAGTATCGAAAACAAGATGTTGAAGATCCGGGTAAAAGATAATGGTATTGGTATTCCCAGGGTATATCTGGAAAATATTTTCGATAAATTTTTCCGGGTACCTACCGGCAACCTGCATAATGTAAAGGGTTTCGGGCTGGGGCTCAGTTATGTGAAGAAGATTGTGGAAATGCACGGCGGTAGTATCCGGGTACATAGTGAACCGGAAAAGGGCACAGAGTTTATGATTATTATTCCCATTGCATAATATCAAATCTTATAAAACAGGTTTATGGCAAAAGTATTACTGATAGAAGATGAATGGCAGCTGGGGCAGATTGTGAAAGACAGCCTGGAAATGCGGGGATTTGAGATGCTGTACGCAGCAGATGGAAAAGAAGGATTACGGCTGTATCAGCAGGAGCATCCGGATGTAGTGGTATTGGATATTATGATGCCCAATATGGATGGATTTACGGTGACCGCGGAGATCCGGAAAACCGATAAATATACGCCGATCATCTTCCTGACAGCCAAATCACAGACGGCAGATGTGGTAAAGGGTTTTGAGCTGGGTGGCAATGACTACCTGAAAAAGCCGTTCAGCATGGATGAGCTGATTGTACGTATTAAAGCGTTGCTGAAACGTTTCAACGATCATCCGGGTGTAAAGGAAATAGAAGAAGGATCGGTGGCAATCGGGCAATATATGTTTAACTATACCAAACAAACGCTTTCCCGCAATAATGCTACGGAGTTCCTTTCCCACCGGGAGGCAGAAATACTCCGGCGGCTCTATGATAACAAGAATGAAGTGATGGAGCGAAAAACGGTATTGCTGGATCTCTGGGGAGACGATAATTTCTTTAATGCCCGCAGCATGGATGTTTTTATCACAAAGCTCCGGCGTTACCTGAAAGACGATGCCCGTGTTCAGATTGTGAATATCCGCGGAGTGGGTTATAAGCTTATCTTCTAGTATCCTGTTATCATATCGTCGGTTACCTCAAAAACGATATGTACACAGGTACCGCCGGCCGTTCCGTTGGGGCCGGGAATATCGCTGATATCTATATTAAACCGGCTGTGGTACATGTTACGGTACAGTTCGGCCCTTTCCATACAGAGTTCCATACCCCGGGAGCGGTGGCGTACCGCTTTCAGTCCTTCCGGCAGGCGCTGGCCCGCCAGTGCGCGGCCAATACCATTATCCGTTACTTCACAGCAAAAGAGCTGTTCATTTATTTTTTTCCAGTGGATGTGCAGCTGCCGGTCGTTTTCTTTATTCATGAGACCATGCCAGATGGCATTTTCGAGGAAAGGCTGGATCAGCATACCCGGTACCGGCAGTACGGACGGAGAAATCAGGGGATCTATCTGCAGCGTATAGTCGAAGCCGTTATTGGTACGCATTTGTTCCAGCTGCAGGTAATATTCCAGCATATCTGCTTCTTCCTGAAGGGTGATAAACTGTTTATCTGCCAGCATGAGCATCATGCGGAGCAGCCGGGCAAAACCCGAAATGTAGTCCTGGGCTTTGGCGGTTTCGCCGGTTACGATGGTATTATGGATGCCGTTGAGGCAATTGAAAAGAAAGTGGGGATTGACCTGTGCTTTGAGGGATAGCAGTTTCTGGGCTGCCAGTTGCTGCCGGAGCAGCTCCATGTCTTCCTGGCGGCAGGCAGCCAGGTGGGCAGCAGCACTGTATCTGCGGTGCCACACGCGACTTCTGGACATGTAGTGGATAAGGCCCAGGAAAAGCAGTAACAGGCCCGTAACGGTCAGCGTGATTGAGGGAGTGGTGAGAGTCACAGTCATATGTGCAATTAGCTACTGAAAATATACATCATTTCCCAGAAACAGGGATCAGGAGATAAGCACCGGTTTTACTGCTAATCGCTTATCTTTGTCGTTTATGGAACAGTTAGTACAGCAAATAGCCACCTATAAGGAGGAAATAACGGCTTTTACGCCTGCCAACGCGGCCGATCTGGAACAGTATCGTATTAAATTTCTGGGTACAAAAGGTATCGTGAAAGCCCTTTTCGGGGAAATGAAGCAGGTACCGAACGACCGTAAGAAAGAATTCGGACAGATATTAAACGAATTTAAACAACTCGCAGAATCCCGCTACGAGGAGTTTAGTGAACTGAAAGAGTCTGCCGGTGCAGCCTCCGGTGATATCGATTATACTTTACCGGCTACTCCTCACAGGCTGGGTACCCGTCATCCTATCAGTCTGGTGCGTAATAAAATTATCCGCATCTTCGAAAGACTGGGCTTTACCATTGCGGAAGGTCCGGAGATAGAAGATGACTGGCATAACTTCACCGCCCTGAATCTGCCGGAAAATCACCCGGCGAGAGATATGCAGGATACTTTCTTTATCAGCAAGAATCCGGACTGGCTGTTGCGTACACAAACTTCTTCTGCCCAGGTAAGGGTAATGGAAGCAGGTAAGCTGCCTATCCGTATTATCAGCCCGGGAAGAGTATACCGCAATGAAACCGTTTCTGCCCGTGCACACTGCTTTTTCCATCAGGTAGAAGGGTTGTATATTGATGAAAATGTATCTTTTGCAGACCTGAAACAAACGCTGTATCACTTCGTGAAAGAGTTGTTTGGCGAAGATACCGGTATCCGTTTCCGTCCTTCTTATTTCCCATTTACGGAGCCTAGTGCTGAAATGGACATCTCCTGTTTCATCTGTGGTGGTACCGGTTGTTCCGTATGTAAACAAACCGGTTGGGTGGAAATCCTCGGCTGTGGTATGGTACATCCCAAAGTACTGGCCAACTGTGGTATTGATCCGGAAAAATATACCGGCTTTGCATTTGGTATGGGGATCGAACGTATTACCATGCTGAAATACCAGATCAAAGATTTACGCCTGTTCTCAGAAAATGATACCCGTTTCCTGGAACAGTTTGAAGGGACTGTATAGTTATTCAGATATCCGCTCCTTTTGATTTCATCCCGGGTATTAGTCAACCTGTTTACCTTTCAGATGAAATCAAAAGGATAAAAAATCCTCAGTCAAGTGGTACAATCTATTGCCGTATGCGGCGCAGGCACCATGGGTGCAGGAATAGCACAGGTAGCTGCTTTCAGTGGTCACAACACCGTATTGTTTGATATACAGCAGGCCGGACTGGACAGGGCCCGGGCACAGATCGAAAAGAGTTTACAGGGCGCTGTTGATAAAGGGAAGCTGACCGCCGAAGTAAGAGCGGCTACGTTGGAACGTATCCGATACGTTGCCACCATTGAAGACTGTGTGGCTGATGTCATCATTGAAGCCATTGTAGAACGCATCACGGCCAAAACAGCGTTGTTTAGCCAGCTGGCAGCGATCAATACACCGGAAACGTTGTTTGCCACCAATACTTCTTCTTTATCGGTTACTGAAATTGCAGCTGCGCTCCCGGTAAACCCATCGAGGGTGGTGGGCATGCACTTCTTTAATCCGGCTCATCTGATGAAGCTGGTGGAAGTAGTGAGTGGGAAAGAAACTTCACCGGAAGCTGCGGAAAGCATTTTCCAGCTGGCATTGAAAATGGGTAAAACGCCGGTTAGGGTAAAAGATTCCCCCGGGTTTATTGTAAACAGGGTGGCCAGGCACTATTACCTGGAAGCCATGCACCTGGCAGAACAGGGCAATACGGATTTCAGCACCATTGATCAGTTGCTGGAAAGTGCCGGCTTTAAGATGGGTCCTTTTGCCCTCATGGATCTCATTGGCAACGATATTAACCTGGCCGTTACACAATCACTGTATGATGCCTTTCAACAGGCCCCTCGTTTTAAACCCAATGTACTGCAGGAAAAGCGGGTACAGGAAGGTAAGCTGGGACGCAAAACAGGATTGGGTTTCTACCGGTATGAACAATAAAATGCTTTACCTGCCCGAATCACAATAATCATTGTTACTTTTGGGCCTTCTCTCGTAAAAAGAATATAATCTTCATGATTTTAGTAACCGGCGGAACAGGTTTTTTAGGTAGTTATTTAATTCGGTCTTTAGTCGATGCAGGCAAGCCTGTACGGGCATTGTACCGTAAACAACCTTCTCCCCGGTTGCAGGATATTGCCGATAAAATAGAATGGGTACCCGGTGATATACTGGATGTATGTGCACTGGAAGATGCGATGGTGGGTATTACCCAGGTATATCACTGTGCGGCAGTGGTATCTTTTCTGCCTGCAGACCGCAGCAGGATGCTCCGCATCAATGTGGAAGGTACGGCCAATGTGGTGAATATGGCGTTGGATGCCGGCGTTAAAAAGCTATTGCATGTAAGCTCCGTTGCGGCCATTGGCCGGGCGAAAGAAGGGGGCGCTATTAATGAAGACTGCGAGTGGGAAGACAGTAAAAACAATTCACAATACAGTATCAGTAAGCTGCAGGCAGAAATGGAAGTGTGGCGGGGAATCGCCGAAGGCCTGGATGCCGTGATGGTGAATCCTTCCATTATTCTGGGGGCCGGCTTCTGGGAAGATGGTTCCGGCGCCCTGATCAAAAAAGCCTGGAATGAATTCCCGTTCTATACGGAAGGGGTCAATGGTTTTGTGGATGTACGGGATGTGGTAACAGCGATGATACAGCTGATGGACAGCGATATTATCGGAGAGCGGTTTATTCTTTCGGCCGATAACTGGAGTTACCGGCAGCTGTTTACTACTATGGCGGCATCATTACAGAAAAAGCCGCCGCATATCGCCGCAAAACCCTGGATGACGGAAGCCGTATGGCGTGTAGAAAGGCTCAAAGGACTGCTCACTGGCAAACACCCGTTAATTACCCGGGAAACAGCCCGTACTGCCCGGCTTAAGGTGTATTATGACAACAACAAGATCCTGCAAACCTTACCCGGATTTGACTTCCGTCCGCTGGCAGATACTATCCGGGATATTTCTGCCGCGTTTTTAAAAGATCAGTCATTACTTCAACAATAAAGCCGCGATGGCTGCGACCAGTGTTTTGGTCAATTCCGGGTCGGTTTCTTTTTGTATCCACACCCGGGGCTTCTCTCCTCCCGGAATGACGGCAGCCACAGGCTGGCCACGATACTGGAACTCATAGCAGATATTTTCGTAGGAATTGACTTTACCGAAACGGTTATGGGCGGTAATCCGTATATCTGTTTCCGTGGTGCGCAGGATACCTGCCGGCTTATTATCATTCAGCTCCAGATAGGTAAGCGGTTTTAATATCATTTCCCAGCGTTTTAACGGGGCATTTCTGGTGCCGTTGATCAGCACGTAGCCAATGGCAGCATCATCGGACAGATTCTCCAGAAATGACGGCAATGAACGATTCCCGAAAGCAGCGCGGCGGGTGTTCATGGTTTGTATCAGTATTTTTTCATCATGACCGGTCAGGTAGAAACTAAAGGGATCTTTCGGATTTTTGATGAAAATGGTTTCTGTCAGGCCGTTTTTCCGGGAGGTGGTAGTATAGTCTTCCAGGGAGATCGTTTTGGCAGAGAACCAGCTATCTTTCTCTTTAACAGTCCATTGCTGGCTTTTGTGATACAATGAATGCTGTGAGCTATCCGTGTGTTGGGTGGTACTGCAACTAAACAACAGCAGCAAGGGCAAAGCCATAAAAAATTGTTTCATGAACAGGCGGTTATGCGTGATGAATAGAATGATGTTTTGTCGGCTGTTATCCGGTAACCCGGCGGTATTAAAGCAGCACAGCGAAGATACCGTTATGGGCGGATCTTCGCTGCGCAGTTTTAAGGAATATTCTAAACGGGAGAAAGTCTCCGGTTATTGCTTTTTCTTGATGATGTCCCAGATCTCCGGTATCCGTTTGATCCAGTTCAGTTCTTTCATTTTGGTCCGGGCACTTTCTGCCGGAGATCCAAAGTAAGCTTCACCACCTTTCAGGCTGGAAGGTACTCCGCTTTGTGCCATAACAATGGCTCCTTTGCCGATAGTCAGGTCTTTGGATATGCCTACCTGACCCCACAGGATTACGTTGTCTTCGATATGCGCCTTACCGCCCACACCTACCTGCGCTGCGAAGAGGCAGTTTTTACCGATAACGGTACCATGTCCGATGTGGATCATGTTGTCGAATTTAGTGCCCTGGCCAATAATGGTGTCGCCACTTACGCCTTTGTCGATCGTGCACCCCGCTCCTATTTCCACATCGTCTTCAATAATCACCCGGCCGCAGCTTTCCATTTTATCGTACATCACTTCACGGTTCGCTCTTTTCTTGAAATAAAAAGCGTCTGCACCGATGACAGTACCGGCATGAATGATGACGTTGTCGCCGATGATGGTGTGGTCGTAAATGGTAACGTTAGGATGGATCAGACAGTTACGGCCAATGCGCACATGATTGCCAATGAATACGTTAGGTTGCAGCACGGTGCCTTCACCTATCACTGCGGTGTCGCTGATGGCTTTTGTAGCCGGTTCAAAAGGGCGGTATTTTTTAACCAGTTTTATGTAAGCACTGAAGGGATCTTCGAGTACCAGCAATGCCTTCCCTTCCGGGCATGCTACCTTTTTGTTGATAATGATAATAGAGGCTGCAGATTGCAGACTGGCGTTATAGTATTTTTCAAAGTCAACGAAGGAGATATCTCCGGTTGTTACTTTATGTATTTCATTGATACCGGTGGCCAGGAGCCGATCGTTACCAACCAGCTCTGCGCCTATGAATGCTGCTATTTCCGTTATCGCAACAGGTGCTTCGAACTTCATATGATCTGAATTATTGAGTGATATTAAAGTGCGACAAAGGTAGTGAATCGGAGATAGCAATGAAGAAAATGTAGTTGTATCATGATGACAACCTGTGAAATTTGAGGTGCTGTTATCCACAATTATTTTAGTAGTGTGAATAAAATTTTTTGTAAAATTTTTCTTTTGTCATGAAATTCTTTTTAATATTGTGTAGGGAATTTTGTTTCCCTGTACTTACTAACCCATTCACATAACAAGAAAGTCTGATTGTTTAAACGGTCAGACTTTTTTTATTGCCGCTGAAACCCGCACGAATACTACATTACAGCCGATCGCATTTTTATCTCTCCCAAAAAAACAGTTGTTGCACCATCGCTTTTAAGCACTTTTATCCGCACGGGTCAAAAATGACGAGATCGCCAATTTTTCGGTTTTTGGGTCCTGTTTCTGATCAAAAAAGAAGTTCCGGGGAAAATTTTTTTGTCTTGCGCCGGATGAAAGTGATCACGTAACTGCTGTTTTTTAATTTTGCAAGATCAACAAAGAAAAATACACACCAGCGAGAAAGCATGAAGATGCTTTTTTAGCTACGAACAACTTTACATCCGGGCAGGACAAAACAAGCAGGCATACTGCCTATATTGCTTTACTAAAGAGTTGTGAATCCGGCAACTGCCGCCACATACGCGCATCAAATGCCATACAGATATTCCGGATAAATGGCCGGCCTTCCGGTGTAACCATCACCTTTTTAGGGATCACCTGTACCAACCCGTCTTTCTCCATTTCCTGTAACCTTTGCAGTCCTTCCACAATGGCATCACA
Coding sequences within:
- a CDS encoding TonB-dependent receptor, giving the protein MKKRLLLLLTGILGILHAVAQTQPGKINGLLTDKTTKEAMPAATIVLLHARDSTVAATTMTDTKGNFELSNVAAGNYRLYVSFLGYQPVNKPISIDTSHKLVALGNIAMEHKGVDLHAVEIREEKPPIVVKKDTLEFNADAFKTRENAVVEDLLKKLPGVTVDKDGAITAHGETVTKVFVDGKPFFGNDPKLATKNLPANIIDKVQVIDRKSDQAQFTQIDDGQTEKAINIVIKKDKKKGIFGRATAGYGTDDRFGGNLSLNRFRENQQMSLLAGGNNVNNLGYSMMDQMSFGGGGGGGGRGGGGGGRSAMRAMQQSMGMGNNAGITRNWNAGLNFNQTYGKNLIVNGGYFYNDTKTDIKQKTARQNFLPDSTNYYNNNAQSLTDNSNNRLFGRVEYQIDSLHSLIFSPTYSLTNASSNSITDYQSLNSKRDTINKGMTINEGSGNSQNLGGTLLFRKKFKKAGRTFTANFSYNNTTNDQENYNRSTITYFNPDSVVTFNQLNDIHSTSRNAGVNVTYTEPVFKDRYLEVNYGVTKYNSNSTKYTYDFDAGKNTYSQLNDSLSNAFTNSTLNQQAGLTLRTTKLKYDYSFGLNVLFNNLDNNTYSFRTGKDSLIQQHTVNFAPNATFNYTFAKNKRLRINYNGSTQQPTVQQLQPVPDNSNPLYIQLGNPDLKPSFSNTLSVNYNQFNNITFRGMFASLNGTFGSNKIINATSLDEKGRQVSKPVNVNGYFTVRGMLHNSIPLSKTPGQNLNTSSTVSYSRDVNITNGQMNYSKSLLLSQAANVSYMYKELLDIAIGGSVNYNATSYTLAQSQNTQYLDFNANLDFNINLPYGFLIGSDVTCTLNRGRTAGYNLTSTMWNANISKYVFPKKQGMIKVQGFDLLRQYVNVSRSVSDNYIEDVQSNVLQQYFMVSFTYFLNKFGGNTKGGDRNMRMSMPGGGGNRFQRTRF
- a CDS encoding sensor histidine kinase, giving the protein MCSCILGIFLFQGYWLYNSYRIREEQFNKEINEALRTAVFNKQFSDVRRYIRYFGKDKDSLRVPMKGLANQLEEIGVPRGRRHSHDKLPPPPGIRELTAGDSPKRIYVDTLARQISEFLVTNNLHDDSTNLKKLDSVFRVELSSRQINTPYQLDTFHLSYSGFERETFRDSIRRREPRQTSKIPFNPASSLFVRASFDSPLQFILQKMMWTLLSSVVLLVLTTLCFIYMLRTILKQKKLSEVKNDFINNMTHELKTPIATVSAAVEALQNFNALNDQRKTQTYLDISKNELQRLSDLVEKVLHIAAEEKEDIELFREPTDLDEVIDNILSNHQLKALKPLQLRYDNNLSGQTVFVDKGHLSNAINNLVDNAIKYSGEQVQLYIHTSIENKMLKIRVKDNGIGIPRVYLENIFDKFFRVPTGNLHNVKGFGLGLSYVKKIVEMHGGSIRVHSEPEKGTEFMIIIPIA
- a CDS encoding response regulator transcription factor, producing MAKVLLIEDEWQLGQIVKDSLEMRGFEMLYAADGKEGLRLYQQEHPDVVVLDIMMPNMDGFTVTAEIRKTDKYTPIIFLTAKSQTADVVKGFELGGNDYLKKPFSMDELIVRIKALLKRFNDHPGVKEIEEGSVAIGQYMFNYTKQTLSRNNATEFLSHREAEILRRLYDNKNEVMERKTVLLDLWGDDNFFNARSMDVFITKLRRYLKDDARVQIVNIRGVGYKLIF
- a CDS encoding sensor histidine kinase, coding for MTVTLTTPSITLTVTGLLLLFLGLIHYMSRSRVWHRRYSAAAHLAACRQEDMELLRQQLAAQKLLSLKAQVNPHFLFNCLNGIHNTIVTGETAKAQDYISGFARLLRMMLMLADKQFITLQEEADMLEYYLQLEQMRTNNGFDYTLQIDPLISPSVLPVPGMLIQPFLENAIWHGLMNKENDRQLHIHWKKINEQLFCCEVTDNGIGRALAGQRLPEGLKAVRHRSRGMELCMERAELYRNMYHSRFNIDISDIPGPNGTAGGTCVHIVFEVTDDMITGY
- the pheS gene encoding phenylalanine--tRNA ligase subunit alpha, translated to MEQLVQQIATYKEEITAFTPANAADLEQYRIKFLGTKGIVKALFGEMKQVPNDRKKEFGQILNEFKQLAESRYEEFSELKESAGAASGDIDYTLPATPHRLGTRHPISLVRNKIIRIFERLGFTIAEGPEIEDDWHNFTALNLPENHPARDMQDTFFISKNPDWLLRTQTSSAQVRVMEAGKLPIRIISPGRVYRNETVSARAHCFFHQVEGLYIDENVSFADLKQTLYHFVKELFGEDTGIRFRPSYFPFTEPSAEMDISCFICGGTGCSVCKQTGWVEILGCGMVHPKVLANCGIDPEKYTGFAFGMGIERITMLKYQIKDLRLFSENDTRFLEQFEGTV
- a CDS encoding 3-hydroxyacyl-CoA dehydrogenase family protein — encoded protein: MVQSIAVCGAGTMGAGIAQVAAFSGHNTVLFDIQQAGLDRARAQIEKSLQGAVDKGKLTAEVRAATLERIRYVATIEDCVADVIIEAIVERITAKTALFSQLAAINTPETLFATNTSSLSVTEIAAALPVNPSRVVGMHFFNPAHLMKLVEVVSGKETSPEAAESIFQLALKMGKTPVRVKDSPGFIVNRVARHYYLEAMHLAEQGNTDFSTIDQLLESAGFKMGPFALMDLIGNDINLAVTQSLYDAFQQAPRFKPNVLQEKRVQEGKLGRKTGLGFYRYEQ
- a CDS encoding NAD-dependent epimerase/dehydratase family protein — protein: MILVTGGTGFLGSYLIRSLVDAGKPVRALYRKQPSPRLQDIADKIEWVPGDILDVCALEDAMVGITQVYHCAAVVSFLPADRSRMLRINVEGTANVVNMALDAGVKKLLHVSSVAAIGRAKEGGAINEDCEWEDSKNNSQYSISKLQAEMEVWRGIAEGLDAVMVNPSIILGAGFWEDGSGALIKKAWNEFPFYTEGVNGFVDVRDVVTAMIQLMDSDIIGERFILSADNWSYRQLFTTMAASLQKKPPHIAAKPWMTEAVWRVERLKGLLTGKHPLITRETARTARLKVYYDNNKILQTLPGFDFRPLADTIRDISAAFLKDQSLLQQ
- a CDS encoding UDP-3-O-(3-hydroxymyristoyl)glucosamine N-acyltransferase, encoding MKFEAPVAITEIAAFIGAELVGNDRLLATGINEIHKVTTGDISFVDFEKYYNASLQSAASIIIINKKVACPEGKALLVLEDPFSAYIKLVKKYRPFEPATKAISDTAVIGEGTVLQPNVFIGNHVRIGRNCLIHPNVTIYDHTIIGDNVIIHAGTVIGADAFYFKKRANREVMYDKMESCGRVIIEDDVEIGAGCTIDKGVSGDTIIGQGTKFDNMIHIGHGTVIGKNCLFAAQVGVGGKAHIEDNVILWGQVGISKDLTIGKGAIVMAQSGVPSSLKGGEAYFGSPAESARTKMKELNWIKRIPEIWDIIKKKQ